The Deltaproteobacteria bacterium genome includes the window GCACGGGGTCTATCTGTGCCTGATTTTTGATCTGTTCCATTATTACTTCCCTTCCTTTAAGTAAATGCCAGGGGGAACATAATGGCGAAGAAAAAGGAAGTCAACCCGGAGAAAGAGGAAAGCGCCCTCATTTTCGGATGAAAAGCTAAGGCGGTGTTTTAAGGGCAAGGCCCGGTCGGGAAAAAGAGTGGCCGTAATGTGGCTTGTCGGCGGCTTGTGAACAGGGGCTTTTTCAGGCGGCGGACGGGAAAACGATCTCGAAGGCGGCCCCCGATCCCACCTGGGATTCGGCCCTTATGAATCCGCCCTGGAGCTTCACTATCTCCCTTACCGAGGCAAGCCCCAGGCCCGTGCCCTTGCCTGGTTCCTTGGTGGTGAAAAAGGGGTCGAAGATGCGGGGAAGAACTTCCGGGACAATGCCGAAGCCTGTGTCGGAGACCCTGAGGCGCACGTAGTTTCCGGCGGGCGCGTCGAAAATATCGGCAAGGTCCTTTTCAGTGGCGGTTTCCGTGCGGACCGTGAGCCGCCCGCCCTGGGGCATGGCGTCTCCGGCGTTGAGATAGAGGTTCCACAGAATCTGCTCGATCTGGGTGGGATCGGCTTTGATCGAAGGAAGGGAGGGCAGAAGGTCCAGCCTGATGGTGAGGTCTTTCCTGGCGCGTCCGAAGACTTCCGCCGTGTCCGCCACCACCCGGTTCATGTCCACCTGGCAGATTTCCGCCTGGCCCTTGCGCGAAAGGCCCAGGAGCCTGCTGGTGAGCCTGGAGCCGCTGGCCACCTGCCGCTCGATGTTTTTGAGGCGGGCGTGGGGCGGGGAGTCGGGCCGGGCCTCTATGAGCATGAGGGAGACGTTGCCCTGGATGGCCATGAGAAGATTGTTGAAATCATGGGCGACTCCGCCTGCGAGTATTCCAAGGGCCTGGATTTCCTGGGCATGGATCATGCGGCTCGCCAGGTGGTTCCTCTCGGCCTCGGCGGTTTCGCGCATCCCGTGTTCAAGGGCCAGGCTGTCATTGACAGAAGCCAGGTCGTTTGCGCTCTTTTCCCATCGCTCCTGGAACAGGGCGTTTTGCAGGGCAAGGCCCATTTCAGCAGCGCAGAGGCTTAAAAGGTGCTCGTCTTCCTCGTCAAAGGGGCTTTTGTCATGCTTGCGCGCGAGGTTGAGAACGGCTACTGTTTCCGTTCCGGCGAAAACCGGCAGCGAGATGAACGAGGGCATTCCGTAGCGCGGCTTGTTGGGCATGAGGGTGCGGGGATCGTTTTCGATGTTCTGCACCCGCAAGGCGGCCCCGGTCTCCACCACCTTTCGCATGATGGGGGCGTCGGCCCCTATGGGAAAGTCCGGCGGGGCCTCACTGTTGACGCCCTGGTGGCCCACCAGCCGGAAGGACAGGGACAGGGCTCCGTCCTGGGATTGGCGGTCCGAACTCACCGCGAACACGGAGCCTATGGAAGCGCCCGAAAGCATCATCGCCTGCTCCATGAGCGTGGACAACAGAACGTTCATGTCAAGGGTGACGCCCGCAACCTTCATCATGTCGCGCAGGACCAGGATGCCCGAAACCTTGCGCTCCAGCCTGCTGTCCGCATACTTCATGCGCTCCAGCATACTTCCGAAGGCGTCGGCCAGCCCGGCCAGTTCGCGTGTGCCGCGCAGAGCTTCCAGGGCTGCGGTGTTCCCGGCCACCGCAGTTTGGGCGGCCTTCTCCACGTCATGTGCGAAAACGGTTATTCTCTCGAAAAAATTGCGGATCATAATGAGCCCGGCCAGCACCACCAGAAGTGACAGGCCCAGGAAAAATATACGAAGGGGTTCCCAGTCGGCGATGTTGTCCCTGTTGAGATACAGAAGAAGCAGGATGGGAAGCCCGGCAACCAGGCTTTCTATTATGGCGAGCCTTCGCCTCAGGGCGGAAGAGGCTGTTTTTGGGCGCGTGCTGGAATTGGGCATTGCGCACATCTCGCTTTTGAAGGAAAAGGGCGGCCCTGATTATCCGGTCAAACCTGGGAAAATCATGTGTAAAACCCGTTTTTTTCGTGCATGATTGAGCAAAAGATATGATGTGCACGCCCGAAAAACCGGTATTTTTACATCATGCCATGCGCCGTCAGGAAAACGGCATTGCTGTTGACGCATCAATCATGGAGTATTGATGCGCTTTATTGCAACAACATAATACCACGAAGAAGAAGCAAATGTAAAAATTATCTTTTTTCCGGGTCGATATTCCGTTATGTTTAACACACGTTAAAAATAAGCGGGCGCATCAAATCGATTTTTGGAGCATATGGGCATCCTCATGGTTGACAGCGTTGATGCTTCAATGGCAATCATGATTTTGGGGTTTTATTGCGGCCTTATATCAGGCATAGCAAGGAGCAACAGATGAACGAATTTATCGAGGCCGAAGTGAAGTTCCACCTCACTGACCCGCAAAAACTGCGCGACGGGCTTGTTGCCTGCGGCGCTGAATTTTTGGGAAGGGCCTTTGAGACTAACGCGATATGGGACAACGAGCAGGATGAGATGGCCGCCCGTGGCGGGCTTCTGCGCCTGCGCCGGGACGGCTCATGCCGTCTTACTGCGAAGCTGCCGCCCGAAAACGCCGATGCGGATTTCAAGGTAAGCAGGGAATGGGAGGTCACGGTCTCGGATTTTACAGCGATGGAGGCCATTTTGAGGGCCCTGGGGTTTTCGCCCAAAAGGCGCTACGAAAAGGAGAGGGAAACCTGGCTTATTGGGAAGGTCCACGTGACCCTGGACAGGATGCCCTTCGGGTGGTTTGCCGAGCTTGAGGGCGAAAGGGACGAAATCAGGAGTCTGGCGGCCCGGCTGGGCTTTTCCTGGGAGCGCCGGATAATACTCACCTACATGAGGATGTTTGAGATCATCAGAAGCGGCGAGGGCCTTTCCGCGACCGAGCCCACCTTCGATCTCATGAAGGGGGTTTCCGTTCCAATTGAAAGGTACCTTCCGGCCTTCGAGGCCGGGGCGTGAGCGCCCGTCTAAAACGCGAACTGCCGCGTCAGATGGGCGCGGGCGGGTCGGAATGTACGAAAAGTAGTATTCCTTCCCGCCCGCGCCCATCTTCCTTGCATTTCACCTTTTTAACCAGGTTTCACATCTTGCCTTTTTCAACAGACTGCTACTTTCCCGCCAGTTTCAGGGCTTCTTCAAAAACCTTTTCCGCCGTGAACCCGAATTTTTCCAGCACCGTGTTTCCGGGCGCGGAAGCGCCGAAATGGTCG containing:
- a CDS encoding GAF domain-containing protein, yielding MPNSSTRPKTASSALRRRLAIIESLVAGLPILLLLYLNRDNIADWEPLRIFFLGLSLLVVLAGLIMIRNFFERITVFAHDVEKAAQTAVAGNTAALEALRGTRELAGLADAFGSMLERMKYADSRLERKVSGILVLRDMMKVAGVTLDMNVLLSTLMEQAMMLSGASIGSVFAVSSDRQSQDGALSLSFRLVGHQGVNSEAPPDFPIGADAPIMRKVVETGAALRVQNIENDPRTLMPNKPRYGMPSFISLPVFAGTETVAVLNLARKHDKSPFDEEDEHLLSLCAAEMGLALQNALFQERWEKSANDLASVNDSLALEHGMRETAEAERNHLASRMIHAQEIQALGILAGGVAHDFNNLLMAIQGNVSLMLIEARPDSPPHARLKNIERQVASGSRLTSRLLGLSRKGQAEICQVDMNRVVADTAEVFGRARKDLTIRLDLLPSLPSIKADPTQIEQILWNLYLNAGDAMPQGGRLTVRTETATEKDLADIFDAPAGNYVRLRVSDTGFGIVPEVLPRIFDPFFTTKEPGKGTGLGLASVREIVKLQGGFIRAESQVGSGAAFEIVFPSAA
- a CDS encoding class IV adenylate cyclase, which produces MNEFIEAEVKFHLTDPQKLRDGLVACGAEFLGRAFETNAIWDNEQDEMAARGGLLRLRRDGSCRLTAKLPPENADADFKVSREWEVTVSDFTAMEAILRALGFSPKRRYEKERETWLIGKVHVTLDRMPFGWFAELEGERDEIRSLAARLGFSWERRIILTYMRMFEIIRSGEGLSATEPTFDLMKGVSVPIERYLPAFEAGA